One window of Elaeis guineensis isolate ETL-2024a chromosome 11, EG11, whole genome shotgun sequence genomic DNA carries:
- the LOC114912598 gene encoding uncharacterized protein — protein sequence MALFQTRMKRGFLKRLVCLLCLIIPVSCLLLLITLGLPDMDNSIKRPFKNSIPWKSSEEVILGELGEMMVAMLPNDLPFTIFVPSEEAFERVLKLRASDSLTEQKINDTYATISRIMGFSAVPQHLPSGAVPLHKEKSFDSISGFRLYAWKDVKGNLVVNGVRSVCVDVRKAEIVAHIMSGVIMDAEFEQSFSSDYD from the coding sequence ATGGCATTATTTCAGACGAGAATGAAAAGAGGCTTTCTGAAAAGATTGGTCTGTTTGTTGTGCTTAATCATCCCTGTTTCGTGTCTGCTGCTTTTAATTACTTTGGGCCTTCCTGATATGGACAATAGCATCAAGAGACCTTTTAAGAATTCAATACCTTGGAAGAGTTCAGAGGAGGTGATACTAGGGGAGCTTGGGGAGATGATGGTTGCAATGCTGCCCAATGatcttcctttcaccatttttgtCCCATCAGAAGAAGCATTTGAACGTGTTCTAAAACTGAGAGCCAGCGATAGCTTAACTGAACAGAAGATAAATGATACATATGCCACCATCTCTCGCATAATGGGTTTTTCTGCAGTTCCTCAACATCTGCCTTCTGGAGCAGTCCctttgcacaaagaaaaatcttttgattcTATATCTGGATTTAGATTATATGCTTGGAAGGATGTTAAAGGAAATCTGGTTGTTAATGGTGTCAGATCAGTATGTGTTGATGTCAGAAAAGCTGAGATTGTTGCGCATATCATGAGTGGGGTGATTATGGATGCAGAGTTTGAGCAGTCATTTTCTTCTGATTATGACTGA